Genomic window (Rhodohalobacter sp. SW132):
CCAAAGCTGAGTATGATTTTAACAAGTGTGAATAAACCTGTTTCTAATGTTGGAAAATGGATAATGCATTCTACCTGAATAATATTTTGAACAGCTAAATTCTCGCGGATACCTCTACCTTGCACGGAATAATTCCAGATTGAATAGCTTAAACGGGTACTTCGGCTTCTTCTGTAATAAACCGAATCACTTCTTCCACATTCTTTCGCGATCCTATATAAATAGGTGTGCGCTCATGGATTGCATCCGGCTGAATTTCCATTATTCTCTTATTGCCATTGGTAGCCACTCCCCCCGCCTGCTCGATAATAAAACTGAGCGGATTACATTCATACATCAATCTCAATTTTCCTTCAGGATAACGTTTACTCGATGGGTAGATAAATATTCCGCCTTTTACGAGAGTCCTGTGCACATCCGCAACCATTGAACCAATATACCGGGCGGAATACGGCCTTCCGCTTTCCTGATCCTCCAGCTGGCAATATTTGATATATTTCTTCAAGCCGTTTCCCCAGCTGTTATAACTTCCCTCATTGATACTGTAAATCGTACCGTGATCCGGCATCTCAAAATCATCATCCGATAAGATAAACTCACCAATACTGGGATCAAGCGTAAATGCGGACACCCCCATTCCCGTCGTATAAACCATAATTGTTGATGAACCGTAAAGAACATATCCGGCTGCTACCTGTCGAATACCGGGCTGAAGAGCATCAGATTCTACAATATTAGGATCAAAACGTGACTGCCTCATGTAAATTGAGAAAATACTTCCGATCGATACGTTCACATCAATATTGGAAGACCCGTCAAGCGGATCGAGGTAGACAATATATTTTCCGCCCTGACTGTTCAGCCGCACTATTCCATCATTCTCCTCAGAAATTACCATACAGGTGATAAGTGAACGGTCGAGTGCCGATATAAGCTGCTGATCTGCAAAAAGGTCGAGCTTTTTCACTGATTCACCGTGAATATTCCTGGAGCCATCCACACCAAGTAAACTGGTGATTCCAGCTTTATTCACCTCCCTTGAGATGATTTTTGCCGCCAGGCCGATATCTCTTAACAGCTGTGAGAGTTCACCGGTTGCTCCCGGAAACCGGTTTTGTGATTGAATGATATACTCATCGAGTGTTACGAGTTTTGTTGGTTTATTAGTCATGATAAATAAGTCTTATTTTCTTTTTTTGGAACCGCTTCCAAAGTTAAATAAGATTTCTTCTAACCTGCAATTAATTAGTTATTTCCAATCAGTTTTTGATACATCTCTTCTGCTCTCTCTTTCAGCTCTTTTTCGGTACCGTTATTAAAAAGTATATAATCTGCCAGGTGATGAAGAGAATCAAAATCGGGCTGTTTTTCCATTCGGGCGATGATTTCAGCTTCGCTGCTGTCATCCCGGGCAGAAACCCGTTCCAGGCGTTTTTCCCGATCAGCGGTCACTAAAACGACTTTATCAACATAATCCGGACGCCCGTTATTCAGCAAAATAGCGGCTTCATAAACAAAAAGCCGGACGCCGGACGCCCGGGCATCTTCGATCAGCTGTTTTGTTTTTTTTTGGATGGCGGGATGTACAATACCATTCAGTTCACTGACCCGGTTTTTCTCAAAAGCCTCCCTGATCAGATGAGGCTTATTCAGAGAGCCATCATCCCTGTAGGTCTGCCGCCCAAATACTTCAATCAGCTTTTTTTTTAGCTTGGAATCGGTTCGCATCATCTCTTTTGCAAGATCATCAGCAAATATCACGACAGCCCCGCGTTTTTTCCATAACCTGGCTACGGTTGTTTTGCCAGATCCGATTCCGCCGGTCAGTCCTACGGTTATCATACGGTCTGTTCAGCCACGCGGCTCATCAGGTAGGCTTTCATAAACGGATCAAGATCACCGTCCATCACGGAATCCACATCGCCGGTTTCGTGGTCTGTACGATGATCTTTAACCATATTGTACGGGTGAAAAACGTACGATCGAATCTGAGATCCCCATTCGTTACTGCTTTTGGAGTCTTCCAGCTTCTGTTTTTCACGCTCCTTAATATTCTTTTCGAGTTCATAAACCCGGGATTTTAACAGAACCATCGCTTTTTCGCGGTTTTGGAGCTGTGACCGTTCCTGCTGGCACTCAGCAACCACTCGTTCCTCACTGCCGTCGGAAAGTTTCCCTGTCCAGATCAGACGA
Coding sequences:
- the fbp gene encoding class 1 fructose-bisphosphatase, which produces MTNKPTKLVTLDEYIIQSQNRFPGATGELSQLLRDIGLAAKIISREVNKAGITSLLGVDGSRNIHGESVKKLDLFADQQLISALDRSLITCMVISEENDGIVRLNSQGGKYIVYLDPLDGSSNIDVNVSIGSIFSIYMRQSRFDPNIVESDALQPGIRQVAAGYVLYGSSTIMVYTTGMGVSAFTLDPSIGEFILSDDDFEMPDHGTIYSINEGSYNSWGNGLKKYIKYCQLEDQESGRPYSARYIGSMVADVHRTLVKGGIFIYPSSKRYPEGKLRLMYECNPLSFIIEQAGGVATNGNKRIMEIQPDAIHERTPIYIGSRKNVEEVIRFITEEAEVPV
- the coaE gene encoding dephospho-CoA kinase (Dephospho-CoA kinase (CoaE) performs the final step in coenzyme A biosynthesis.), with the protein product MITVGLTGGIGSGKTTVARLWKKRGAVVIFADDLAKEMMRTDSKLKKKLIEVFGRQTYRDDGSLNKPHLIREAFEKNRVSELNGIVHPAIQKKTKQLIEDARASGVRLFVYEAAILLNNGRPDYVDKVVLVTADREKRLERVSARDDSSEAEIIARMEKQPDFDSLHHLADYILFNNGTEKELKERAEEMYQKLIGNN